The Magnolia sinica isolate HGM2019 chromosome 9, MsV1, whole genome shotgun sequence genome contains a region encoding:
- the LOC131256506 gene encoding shikimate O-hydroxycinnamoyltransferase-like, with protein sequence MKDSLSRALVQYYPLAGRLHPGPNCRLELECNAMGVLFVVAESDAQIDDFGDFKPGPGLRELVPNIDYNTHICEWPLLLVQLTFFRCGGVCMGMGITHTIADGFAALQFISAWERIARGDAHVGIDPFFDRTILRARDPPVPPFFKHEEYDSPPLMLGHVDDHEVRSKETTVEMLRLTREQVNKIKQQATGYSRYQSVAGHVWRAVCKARGLHHDQPTKMFVPINGRGRLHPRLPDGYFGNVVFIATPTGRCGDIVLNSLSQSASRVKEAVEMMKDDYLRSALDFFASHEDLTPFRGGFHTLGCSQGTFYGCPNINFTSWLGMPIYDADFGWGPPIHMGPTALGFEGKAFLIPTQEGDGSLLLAIRLQVAHMKPFKDSFYDGL encoded by the coding sequence ATGAAGGATTCACTGAGCAGAGCCTTAGTGCAGTACTACCCTCTTGCAGGCCGGTTGCACCCAGGCCCCAATTGCCGGCTTGAGCTCGAGTGCAATGCAATGGGGGTTCTGTTTGTAGTAGCTGAGTCAGATGCTCAGATAGATGATTTTGGTGACTTCAAGCCAGGCCCCGGCCTCAGAGAGCTTGTTCCCAACATCGACTACAACACCCACATTTGCGAGTGGCCGTTGCTGTTGGTGCAACTCACCTTCTTCCGTTGTGGAGGCGTCTGCATGGGGATGGGCATTACCCACACAATCGCCGATGGATTTGCCGCATTGCAATTCATCTCAGCATGGGAGAGGATTGCACGTGGCGACGCACATGTGGGCATCGATCCGTTCTTCGACCGGACAATCTTGCGGGCTCGGGACCCTCCTGTTCCTCCGTTTTTCAAACATGAGGAGTACGACTCCCCACCTCTCATGCTGGGCCATGTAGACGATCATGAGGTACGGAGCAAGGAGACAACGGTCGAGATGCTGAGGCTGACACGTGAACAAGTGAATAAGATCAAGCAACAAGCAACCGGGTACAGCCGGTACCAGTCCGTGGCGGGTCACGTGTGGAGAGCTGTGTGCAAGgctcgtgggctccaccatgatcaaCCAACGAAGATGTTCGTTCCCATTAATGGCCGCGGACGGTTGCATCCTCGGCTGCCGGATGGTTACTTTGGTAACGTTGTGTTCATAGCGACACCGACAGGGCGGTGCGGCGATATCGTGTTGAACTCACTGAGTCAGTCGGCGAGTCGCGTGAAAGAAGCAGTGGAGATGATGAAGGACGATTACCTGAGGTCAGCGCTTGACTTTTTTGCCAGTCATGAGGATCTGACTCCGTTTCGCGGTGGGTTCCACACGCTGGGCTGTAGCCAAGGGACGTTCTACGGCTGCCCCAACATCAACTTCACCAGCTGGTTAGGGATGCCGATCTACGATGCTGAtttcgggtggggcccacctatccacatgggacccacggcTTTGGGCTTCGAAGGGAAGGCTTTCCTTATACCAACACAAGAAGGGGACGGGAGCTTGCTACTAGCGATCCGCCTGCAGGTGGCTCACATGAAGCCTTTCAAGGACTCCTTCTATGATGGTTTGTAG